A segment of the Bacillus pseudomycoides genome:
ACAATGGAATAGCCTAATGAGCCCCAGCTTAACATATCTGCTGGCCATGTTAATGTATCTACATTAAATAAACAATATATGACAAGTGGCACGATGCCAATTAATGTAGACCAAGATGTTACGCGCATTGCTGAATATTTTGTAATAAGTGGCTGTGCAAGGATTGGATACCAGCCCCAAGCAATCGCAGCAACTAAGCCAATTATATTTCCAAGCCAAGCATACTCATATGTAGATTGATTCGTATGTCCAGTTAATAATACGAGCGCTGCCCCGCTAAACGATAATAAAGAGCCAATTTGAATTTTCATTGAAAAACGTTCTTGTTTGTGTAACACTGCTAAAATCCCTGTGAAAATTGGTGACATTGCGATTAACAGCGAAGCGTTTGTTGCTGATGTATATTTTACAGATAACATAAATAATGTTTGATAAAGTGTAGTACCAACTATACCAACGACTAGTAACCTTAACCAGTCTTTTTTCTCAATACGTAACGATCGTTCCATAAAAAATGTAATTAATAATAATACCGGTGATGCCACTAAAAATCGTAAGCTATTAAATTGAA
Coding sequences within it:
- a CDS encoding DMT family transporter, encoding MKRWQMEWLLISVALVWGANYTIGKYGVAYMSSIQFNSLRFLVASPVLLLITFFMERSLRIEKKDWLRLLVVGIVGTTLYQTLFMLSVKYTSATNASLLIAMSPIFTGILAVLHKQERFSMKIQIGSLLSFSGAALVLLTGHTNQSTYEYAWLGNIIGLVAAIAWGWYPILAQPLITKYSAMRVTSWSTLIGIVPLVIYCLFNVDTLTWPADMLSWGSLGYSIVFATVFGLAMWYVGISKIGSTKVMVYMYLVPLFAVIVAAVTIGERMNMMQLVGGFVIFIGLYVVKKGAVKKPALNLKKVS